A portion of the Gossypium arboreum isolate Shixiya-1 chromosome 8, ASM2569848v2, whole genome shotgun sequence genome contains these proteins:
- the LOC108469403 gene encoding aluminum-activated malate transporter 9-like yields the protein MNGKKGSVEIDIPPPNKAKQPEDGNKSGFQGFPCKAWIWSAWEFCKDDVDRVIFSFKVGLAVLLVSLLILLRGAYEIFGTNIIWSIITVAIMFEYTVGETFNRGFNRALGSLLAAILAIAVGQLPQLTGRIAKPIIIGLSIFLIGAITSFVKLWPSLVPYEHGFRVIIFTYCFIIVSGYRMGNPIRTSMDRLYCIAIGGFVAAFVNVLVFPMWAGEQLHEELVNSFNSLADSLEECVKKYLEDEELNQAEFSEKVMDEFPDEPAYRKCRTTLNSSAKLESLADASKWEPPHGRFRNFFYPWSEYVKVGAVLRYCAYEVMALHGVLHSEIQAPYNLRIAFQSEIQDAANQAAELVRSLGKDIWNMKRSLKTSLLNRVHSSTERLQRVIDMHSYLLTTHYDLPDNSSNPFPKISHVLSTTPNDFLDQQEDDVWSTNHEKSSNRLTQNLTESYYEMMRKQSRMLNSWPSSEVDPFKKGGGFRISILPQMRAVKSTAALSLTTFTSLLIEFVVRLDHLVEAVDELSKMAKFNHEDL from the exons ATGAATGGGAAAAAGGGCAGCGTGGAGATCGATATTCCACCACCTAATAAAGCCAAGCAACCGGAAGATGGCAATAAATCGGGCTTTCAGGGCTTTCCCTGCAAAGCTTGGATATGGAGTGCTTGGGAATTTTGCAAAGACGACGTTGATAGGGTAATATTCTCGTTTAAAGTAGGACTGGCTGTTCTACTTGTTTCATTGCTCATACTTCTACGAGGAGCTTATGAAATTTTTGGTACAAACATCATTTGGTCAATCATCACTGTTGCCATCATGTTTGAATATACAGTTG GGGAGACTTTTAATCGAGGATTCAACCGAGCACTTGGAAGCTTGCTTGCTGCAATATTGGCTATTGCAGTTGGTCAGTTACCTCAACTTACAGGCCGAATTGCTAAGCCTATAATAATCGGACTTAGCATCTTCCTTATTG GAGCTATTACTTCATTCGTGAAACTATGGCCATCGCTTGTTCCTTATGAACATGGTTTCCGGGTTATAATCTTCACCTATTGCTTCATAATAGTCTCTGGATATCGAATGGGGAACCCGATCAGAACTTCCATGGATAGGCTGTACTGTATTGCCATTGGAGGTTTTGTGGCAGCTTTCGTGAACGTACTTGTATTTCCTATGTGGGCTGGGGAGCAATTACACGAAGAGCTAGTCAACAGCTTTAACTCATTGGCTGACTCACTTGAAG AATGTGTGAAGAAATATTTAGAAGATGAGGAGCTAAATCAAGCTGAATTTTCTGAGAAAGTAATGGATGAGTTCCCAGACGAACCTGCCTACAGAAAATGCCGAACCACATTAAACTCTTCTGCCAAATTGGAGTCCTTG GCTGATGCATCAAAATGGGAGCCCCCACATGGCAGGTTCCGCAACTTCTTCTATCCATGGTCAGAGTATGTCAAAGTTGGGGCAGTTCTTCGATACTGTGCTTATGAGGTTATGGCACTCCATGGAGTTCTTCACTCTGAGATTCAG GCGCCTTACAACCTCCGAATCGCATTCCAATCAGAGATCCAGGATGCAGCAAACCAGGCAGCAGAGCTAGTGAGAAGCTTGGGCAAGGATATTTGGAACATGAAGCGAAGCCTCAAAACCTCTCTGTTAAACAGGGTTCACAGCTCAACCGAGCGACTCCAGCGTGTCATAGATATGCATTCATACCTGCTCACCACTCATTATGACCTTCCTGATAACTCTTCTAACCCATTTCCAAAGATTTCTCATGTTTTATCAACAACCCCGAACGACTTCCTAGACCAGCAGGAGGATGATGTTTGGAGCACAAACCATGAAAAAAGCTCAAATCGCTTAACACAAAACTTGACAGAGTCGTACTATGAGATGATGAGGAAACAATCACGAATGCTGAATTCTTGGCCCTCTAGCGAGGTGGATCCTTTCAAAAAGGGAGGGGGTTTTAGAATAAGCATTTTGCCCCAGATGAGAGCAGTGAAGAGCACCGCAGCTTTATCACTTACCACCTTTACTTCGTTGCTCATTGAATTTGTAGTTAGGCTTGATCACCTGGTGGAAGCAGTTGATGAACTTTCAAAGATGGCAAAGTTCAATCATGAGGATCTATAG